GACGAGAATTACCGACGAATCATCGCTGCCAAGAAAAAGTCGATCCTTAAAAAGACTGCGGCAGATACGGCGGCGCAAAAGGTGTTCTCCGGCAGCGAGCTGGAAGGCATCGGCTCTGATGTCTGGAAAGAGCTTTGGGAAGCGGCCCGGAACTACTCCGTATCGGCTGCCTACAAAGAAGCTGAGTACCCGAACGTTTCCGATGGTTCCCGTTGTGTCCTGTGCCACCAGACCTTGACCCAAGAGGCCAAGGAACGGTTGATCTCCTTCGAAAACTTCGTGAAGGGCGAAATGCAGAAAGCCGCAACGGATGCGGCCAAGGAATACGATACCGCCAGTCAAACTATCGAGGCGCTACCGACATCGGAGACGCTGAAGACGCGTATCGATGCGGCTGGCATTCCACAGGATGAAGTTGCCAGCCAGGTGACGGAATTCTTTGCCCAATTGCAGACCAGAAAAGACCTGCTCCCTGGGATCGATTCCGAAGAAGCCATTCCCGACCCACTACTCTCACCGAAATGGATCGAAGAAGCCAACGCCCAGTCGAAAAGCCTCGGTGAACTCGCGGCAAAATATGACGAAGACGCCAAAAGCGACAATCGTGAGGAGATCAAGAAGAAGCTAAACAGCCTGCAGGCCAGAAAGTGGTTGTCTGAACACCGCGCCGCCATTGATGAAGAAGTCACCCGATTGAAGCTGCTAAACCATATTCAGGAAGCCAAGAAGTCGACCAACACCAAAGCCCTATCCCAGAAGAAAGGGGAGCTGGCAGAAGCCTTGATCACGGATGCGTTCGTGCAAAGGTTCAATGCGGAGCTCAAGGCCCTGGGCGCGTCTCAGGTGAAAGTCGAGCTCGTGAAGTCAAAAGTCTCCAAGGGCCGCGTCCTTCATAAGCTCCAGCTTCGAGGGGCCTCTCAGAATGGGCTCGCCGATGTGCTGAGCGAGGGAGAAAATCGGATCGTTTCCATTGCGGCATTTTTGGCCGACGTCACCGGCAAGAGCAACCAGGCCCCGTTTATCTTTGACGATCCAATATCCTCGCTGGACCAAAGCTATGAGGAGGCCGTGGTTCAAAGACTGATCGAGCTGTCTCAGGACAAGCAGGTCATTGTCTTTACTCACCGCCTGTCCTTGCTGGGAACGGTCCGGCATTTTGCCGAGAAAAAGACCATCAAGCCCGATGTGGTGAGCATTCGCTCTGCGGACTGGGGGACCGGAGAGCCAGCTCCCATTCCACTTTCACAGAGTGACATCAAATCCGCCCTGAACACACTCATGAATCAGCGGTATCAGGATGCAAAGAAGGCAAGTGAAAACGGCGAGTTTGAACATGCCGAAATCTTGCTGAAATCGATATGCAGCGACTTCAGGACATTGGTGGAGCGCTCTATTGAAAATGATCTGCTGTGCGGGGTGGTTCAAAGATTCCAACGACCGGTCCATACGTTGAAGCTCAAGGAGCTGGCCAAATTGAAGGACGCGGATTGCAATCTCCTTGATTCGCTTATGACTAAATACTCCGGATTTGAACACTCGCAGCCAACAGAATCACCTGTGGAGCTGCCGAAGCCAGACGATCTTTTGGCCGACATGACTTCATTGAAAAACTGGAGTGAAGAATACGCGAAGCGCCCCGCCTCTGCGGTGGCTGGGTAGCAGTATGAGAGTTCTCCATACATCCGACTGGCATATCGGCCGCACCCTTTACGGCAGAAAACGCTACGAGGAATTCGAGGCTTTTCTGACATGGCTGGCGGAGACCATTCAGCAGAATGAAATTGATGTCTTGTTGGTGGCGGGTGATGTATTTGACACCAGCGCCCCGAGCAACCGCGCCCAGGAGCTCTATTACCGGTTCCTGTGCCGGGTGGCCGCCTCATCCTGTCGGCATGTTGTCGTCGTCGCGGGCAACCACGATTCCCCATCCTTCCTCAATGCTCCCAAGGAGCTGCTCAAGGCCCTTGATGTCCACGTGGTCGGTAATAGCACCGCATCCCCGGAAGATGAAGTGCTGGTGCTCTGTAATGAGCAGGACGCTCCGGAATTGATTGTTTGCGCCGTGCCCTACCTTCGCGACAGGGATATCCGAGTGGCGGAAGCGGGTGAAAGCGTCGAGGACAAGGAGCGGAAACTGATCGAAGGCATTCACACCCATTACGCCGCCGTCGCGGCTTTGGCCGAACAGAAGCGTGAAGAACTCGGGGCAGATATTCCCATCGTTGGCACGGGGCATCTGTTCACCGCAGGCGGACAAACCGTCGATGGTGATGGCGTGCGCGAACTCTATGTCGGCTCCTTGGCTCACGTGACTGCCGGGATTTTTCCTGTCTGCTTCAACTATCTGGCGCTGGGGCACCTCCACGTCCCCCAAAAGGTGAACGGCTCCGAAACCATTCGGTACAGCGGCTCTCCTCTGCCCATGGGGTTCGGAGAGGCAAAACAGCAGAAGAGCGTTTGCCAGGTTGAGTTCCACAGCACGGCTGCATCCGTACAGCTGATCGATGTGCCAATTTTTCAGAAACTTGAGCGCGTCAAAGGAGACTGGGACGGCATCTCAAACCGCATTCTTGAATTGTCGGCGATGGACTCCCAAGGCTGGCTCGAAGTCATTTACGACGGTACTGAGGTTATCGGCGACCTGCGTGAACGCCTGGAGGCTGCGATTTCCGGCACCCAGATGGAAATTCTCCGCATAAAGAACAACCGCATCATCGACCGCGTGCTGGGACAAATCCATGAAGAGGAAACACTCGACGATTTGAACGTGAACGACGTGTTCGAACGATGCCTCGCCGTCCATGACGTGCCCGAAGAGCAGCGGCCAGAGCTGCTTCGGGCCTACCAGGAAACGGTCTCGTCTCTCTATGAAGACGATGTGCAGGCGGAATAGCGAGGCTGTCGATGAGAATACTGCAGGTACGCTTCAAGAATCTGAACTCGCTGGTCGGCGAATGGCAAATCGACCTGATGCACCCGGCCTTCGCGTCTGATGGCATCTTTGCCATAACAGGTCCCACCGGCGCGGGGAAAACCACGATCCTCGATGCTATTTGTCTCGCACTTTATGGGCGGACGCCTCGCCTGAACAAGGTCACCAAGAGCGGAAACGAAATCATGTCCCGCCAGACCGGCGAGTGCTTTGCCGAGGTGACCTTCGAAACCCAGACCGGGCGTTACCGCTGTCACTGGAGTCAACACCGGGCACGCAAGAAGCCGGATGGCGAGCTCCAGGCCCCGAAGCACGAAATTGCCAATGCCGATTCCGGCGAGATTTTCGAATCCAAGATCAGAGGGGTTGCCGACCAGATCGAGTCCACTACCGGCATGGACTTTGATCGTTTTACCCGCTCCATGTTGCTGGCCCAGGGCGGCTTTGCCGCGTTCCTCCAAGCGGCACCGGATGATCGGGCTCCTATCCTGGAGCAGATAACGGGTACAGAGATCTACAGTCAGATATCCATCCGTGCCCATGAACGCCAGCGCGAAGAGAGGGAAAAACTGAACCTGCTTCAGGCTGAAACGGCAGGCATCGTGATTCTTGAGCCGGAGCAGGAACAAGAGATTGGGCAGGCACTCGAAGCAAAGCTGAAGGATGAGACAGACCTTGCCGCCAGGGCCGCTGAAATCGGGAAGGCCATAGCCTGGCTCACCACCATTGATGGGCTGAGGAAGGAAGTCGTCAACCTGGCCGATGAAGCGAGCAAGCTGCAGGGCGATATCGAGGCGTTCAAACCGGATCGTGAAAAGCTGGGCCGGGCTTTGAGTGCCGCCTCGCTGGACGGCGCATACGCAACGCTCACCGCCACCCGCAAACAGCAGGCGGATGACAGTGTAGGCTTGAAAGCCGAGGAAGAGGCGCTTCCTGGACTGGAATCCTCCGCCAAGGAACAGGCCGAGGTACTGAAATCAGCTGAGCAACAAACTGCTCGGGCCAAAGAAGAGCTGAAAGCGGCCGCGCCTACATTGCAGAAGGTTCGCTCACTTGATCAGAAACTTGCCGATCAGAAAAAAGCTGTATCGGAAGAGGATCAGGGCTGCAAGAAGGCTATGGCAAAAATTGATGCAGACAAAAAAGCCCGGCTCGAAGAGCAGGACAAACGATCCAAGGCTCATGCGACGCTGGATCTTGTGGACGGCTATCTCAAGGAGCATGCACAGGATGAATGGCTGATAAGTGGTCTGGCTGGCATTGAAGAACAGATCGGCGGCCTGCTCTCCAAACAAAATGAAATCGTTCAAAAAGACGCTGCGCAGGAAGCAGCCAATACGACTCTGGAAATGGCGACGAAGTCACTCGATGACTGTCAGAAGCAATCCGGCATTCGGAAGCAGAAACTGGAGGACGCCTTAAAACAGCTTCAGCAGAGTAAGGATGCTTTGAGCCAGTTGCTGGGAGACCGCTTGTTGCGGGAATACCGCACCGAGAAGGAAACCCTGCTGCGTGAAATCGCCTTCCTGACCAAAATTGCGGAGCTTGAAGATCACCGGGCAAAGCTGGAAGACGGCAAGCCCTGTCCGCTCTGCGGTGCAACCGAGCACCCATTTGCGGAAGGGAATGTCCCTGTTCCCGATGAAACCGAAAAGAAGATCGACGCCCTGACTAGGCTGATCAGCAAAGCCGAGGATCAGGAAGTCGCCATCAAGAAACTCGAAGAAGCTGAAAGCCTGGCCCGCAAAAACCTGACAGAGGCTGAAAAGCTGGAGTCAGCAGCGGCTAATGACAAGAAGGCTGCCGAGAAAGCCCTCGCCGAGGTGAAGGACGGCCTGGTGAAACTCCGTGCCGATTTTGCCGAACGCAGGCAGGCTGTTACTACAAAACTCCAGCCGCTAGGTATTGCGGACATCTCCGAAACGGACATTTCATCACTGATCGAAACTCTCAAGGCGCGGTTGAAGGCGTGGCAGGCCCAGGTCAAGAAAAAGGCGGACATCGAGAAACAGATTGCCGACATCGACAGCGAGGTGAAGCGGCTGGATGCGATTATCGAAACTCAAAGCACCGCCCTGGCCGAAAAGCTGGAGCGTCTTGAAACCTTAAAAAAGGAACTCGCCACCGGAAGTGATGAGCGCAATGCACTGTACGGCGACAAGAATCCCGACGATGAAGAACGTCGTTTCAACAAGGCAATTTCGGATGCCGAAGGTTCCGAAAAGCAGGTCAGAGAACGGCACAATGAGCTCCAACAACAATGGAATACCGCGAAGGCCCATGTCGAATCTCTGAAGAAACGCATCGACATACGAGAGCCTGAACTGAGAAGGCTGGAAACCGAATTCTCCGCAGCGCTCGTGCCCGTTGGTTTTTCAGATGAAGAACAATTTTTGGCGGCCAGGCTTT
This portion of the Desulfovibrio desulfuricans genome encodes:
- a CDS encoding AAA family ATPase; amino-acid sequence: MRILQVRFKNLNSLVGEWQIDLMHPAFASDGIFAITGPTGAGKTTILDAICLALYGRTPRLNKVTKSGNEIMSRQTGECFAEVTFETQTGRYRCHWSQHRARKKPDGELQAPKHEIANADSGEIFESKIRGVADQIESTTGMDFDRFTRSMLLAQGGFAAFLQAAPDDRAPILEQITGTEIYSQISIRAHERQREEREKLNLLQAETAGIVILEPEQEQEIGQALEAKLKDETDLAARAAEIGKAIAWLTTIDGLRKEVVNLADEASKLQGDIEAFKPDREKLGRALSAASLDGAYATLTATRKQQADDSVGLKAEEEALPGLESSAKEQAEVLKSAEQQTARAKEELKAAAPTLQKVRSLDQKLADQKKAVSEEDQGCKKAMAKIDADKKARLEEQDKRSKAHATLDLVDGYLKEHAQDEWLISGLAGIEEQIGGLLSKQNEIVQKDAAQEAANTTLEMATKSLDDCQKQSGIRKQKLEDALKQLQQSKDALSQLLGDRLLREYRTEKETLLREIAFLTKIAELEDHRAKLEDGKPCPLCGATEHPFAEGNVPVPDETEKKIDALTRLISKAEDQEVAIKKLEEAESLARKNLTEAEKLESAAANDKKAAEKALAEVKDGLVKLRADFAERRQAVTTKLQPLGIADISETDISSLIETLKARLKAWQAQVKKKADIEKQIADIDSEVKRLDAIIETQSTALAEKLERLETLKKELATGSDERNALYGDKNPDDEERRFNKAISDAEGSEKQVRERHNELQQQWNTAKAHVESLKKRIDIREPELRRLETEFSAALVPVGFSDEEQFLAARLSSERKAELAATAKDLDERQTDLKARQKDRETRLATEVARKLTDKSLEELEPQFKEQEETLKELRDIIAGLKHKLSENAAAKERIKEKQTAIEAQKKECRRWENLHELIGSADGKKYRNFAQGLTFEMMIGHANRQLQKMTDRYLLARDDAQPLELNVVDNYQAGEIRSTKNLSGGESFIVSLSLALGLSHMASKNVRVDSLFLDEGFGTLDEEALDTALETLAGLQQDGKLIGVISHVPALKERISTQIQVTPQTGGRSQIAGPGCGRLGATELDVEAG
- a CDS encoding exonuclease SbcCD subunit D C-terminal domain-containing protein, which translates into the protein MRVLHTSDWHIGRTLYGRKRYEEFEAFLTWLAETIQQNEIDVLLVAGDVFDTSAPSNRAQELYYRFLCRVAASSCRHVVVVAGNHDSPSFLNAPKELLKALDVHVVGNSTASPEDEVLVLCNEQDAPELIVCAVPYLRDRDIRVAEAGESVEDKERKLIEGIHTHYAAVAALAEQKREELGADIPIVGTGHLFTAGGQTVDGDGVRELYVGSLAHVTAGIFPVCFNYLALGHLHVPQKVNGSETIRYSGSPLPMGFGEAKQQKSVCQVEFHSTAASVQLIDVPIFQKLERVKGDWDGISNRILELSAMDSQGWLEVIYDGTEVIGDLRERLEAAISGTQMEILRIKNNRIIDRVLGQIHEEETLDDLNVNDVFERCLAVHDVPEEQRPELLRAYQETVSSLYEDDVQAE
- a CDS encoding AAA family ATPase, translating into MSGISASLTKWFSERPQWLQIAATRLLQQSELTDTDVSELANLCQQEADGKLPKTTCSFPATAFSQGAAGSLRLCSISEVEGVNALAPKKPLEFGKGNITIVYGNNGSGKSGYVRLLKHVCGARETGTLHRNVYKPGSAAQKACISFEQDGVPKTHTWSGQGICDDLNSVDIFDTSFGKVFVSSEDEVSYEPPVLSFFSSLILACEKVASALDSEASRHQSKKPNIPADKKVTPEGIWYEAISAKTSTQDIDKHCAFGCADETEMQTLQQRLAEQAPAEKAKQLRKQKQHIDTLVQDAQKYLEQLSDENYRRIIAAKKKSILKKTAADTAAQKVFSGSELEGIGSDVWKELWEAARNYSVSAAYKEAEYPNVSDGSRCVLCHQTLTQEAKERLISFENFVKGEMQKAATDAAKEYDTASQTIEALPTSETLKTRIDAAGIPQDEVASQVTEFFAQLQTRKDLLPGIDSEEAIPDPLLSPKWIEEANAQSKSLGELAAKYDEDAKSDNREEIKKKLNSLQARKWLSEHRAAIDEEVTRLKLLNHIQEAKKSTNTKALSQKKGELAEALITDAFVQRFNAELKALGASQVKVELVKSKVSKGRVLHKLQLRGASQNGLADVLSEGENRIVSIAAFLADVTGKSNQAPFIFDDPISSLDQSYEEAVVQRLIELSQDKQVIVFTHRLSLLGTVRHFAEKKTIKPDVVSIRSADWGTGEPAPIPLSQSDIKSALNTLMNQRYQDAKKASENGEFEHAEILLKSICSDFRTLVERSIENDLLCGVVQRFQRPVHTLKLKELAKLKDADCNLLDSLMTKYSGFEHSQPTESPVELPKPDDLLADMTSLKNWSEEYAKRPASAVAG